From Zingiber officinale cultivar Zhangliang chromosome 5B, Zo_v1.1, whole genome shotgun sequence, the proteins below share one genomic window:
- the LOC121985725 gene encoding basic leucine zipper 6-like isoform X3 translates to MERELPPRAPHSAEANWPSFCHPISSGGGGGAAESLWVDEFLDFSAAKRAARRRSASDSVAFVETAPADGNDADQMIMSMFSDEVPRSPSETAPGAAGDQSAEQKAAAAAASEQIVDPKRAKRILANRQSAQRSRVRKLQYISELERSVTSLERSLLTLGNSHLKQRIAALAQDKVFKDAHQEALRKEIDRLRQIYQQQSFKAG, encoded by the exons ATGGAGCGCGAGTTGCCTCCCAGAGCCCCCCACTCCGCGGAGGCCAATTGGCCTAGTTTTTGCCACCCGATCTCCAGCGGAGGCGGTGGCGGCGCAGCCGAGTCCTTGTGGGTTGACGAATTCCTCGACTTTTCGGCCGCCAAGCGCGCAGCTCGCAGGCGGTCGGCTAGCGACTCAGTCGCGTTTGTCGAGACGGCGCCGGCGGACGGGAACGACGCCGACCAGATGATCATGTCCATGTTCTCCGACGAGGTGCCACGCTCGCCGTCGGAGACCGCGCCGGGCGCTGCAGGCGACCAGAGCGCGGAGCAGAAAGCTGCTGCTGCCGCTGCTTCAGAGCAAATTGTCGATCCCAAAAGAGCCAAGAG GATACTGGCAAATCGACAATCTGCACAGAGATCCCGAGTCAGGAAGCTCCAATACATCTCTGAGTTGGAAAGGAGTGTCACATCGCTCGAG AGATCTCTGCTCACCCTGGGCAACAGCCATCTCAAGCAACGAATTGCTGCGCTTGCCCAAGACAAGGTCTTTAAAGACG CACATCAAGAGGCGCTGAGGAAGGAGATAGACAGGCTGAGGCAAATCTACCAGCAGCAGAGCTTCAAAGCAGGCTAA
- the LOC121985725 gene encoding basic leucine zipper 6-like isoform X4: MERELPPRAPHSAEANWPSFCHPISSGGGGGAAESLWVDEFLDFSAAKRAARRRSASDSVAFVETAPADGNDADQMIMSMFSDEVPRSPSETAPGAAGDQSAEQKAAAAAASEQIVDPKRAKRILANRQSAQRSRVRKLQYISELERSVTSLEWRSSINRDLCSPWATAISSNELLRLPKTRSLKTHIKRR, encoded by the exons ATGGAGCGCGAGTTGCCTCCCAGAGCCCCCCACTCCGCGGAGGCCAATTGGCCTAGTTTTTGCCACCCGATCTCCAGCGGAGGCGGTGGCGGCGCAGCCGAGTCCTTGTGGGTTGACGAATTCCTCGACTTTTCGGCCGCCAAGCGCGCAGCTCGCAGGCGGTCGGCTAGCGACTCAGTCGCGTTTGTCGAGACGGCGCCGGCGGACGGGAACGACGCCGACCAGATGATCATGTCCATGTTCTCCGACGAGGTGCCACGCTCGCCGTCGGAGACCGCGCCGGGCGCTGCAGGCGACCAGAGCGCGGAGCAGAAAGCTGCTGCTGCCGCTGCTTCAGAGCAAATTGTCGATCCCAAAAGAGCCAAGAG GATACTGGCAAATCGACAATCTGCACAGAGATCCCGAGTCAGGAAGCTCCAATACATCTCTGAGTTGGAAAGGAGTGTCACATCGCTCGAG TGGCGTTCCTCGATCAACAGAGATCTCTGCTCACCCTGGGCAACAGCCATCTCAAGCAACGAATTGCTGCGCTTGCCCAAGACAAGGTCTTTAAAGACG CACATCAAGAGGCGCTGA
- the LOC121985725 gene encoding basic leucine zipper 6-like isoform X5, with protein MERELPPRAPHSAEANWPSFCHPISSGGGGGAAESLWVDEFLDFSAAKRAARRRSASDSVAFVETAPADGNDADQMIMSMFSDEVPRSPSETAPGAAGDQSAEQKAAAAAASEQIVDPKRAKRILANRQSAQRSRVRKLQYISELERSVTSLEWRSSINRDLCSPWATAISSNELLRLPKTRSLKTRR; from the exons ATGGAGCGCGAGTTGCCTCCCAGAGCCCCCCACTCCGCGGAGGCCAATTGGCCTAGTTTTTGCCACCCGATCTCCAGCGGAGGCGGTGGCGGCGCAGCCGAGTCCTTGTGGGTTGACGAATTCCTCGACTTTTCGGCCGCCAAGCGCGCAGCTCGCAGGCGGTCGGCTAGCGACTCAGTCGCGTTTGTCGAGACGGCGCCGGCGGACGGGAACGACGCCGACCAGATGATCATGTCCATGTTCTCCGACGAGGTGCCACGCTCGCCGTCGGAGACCGCGCCGGGCGCTGCAGGCGACCAGAGCGCGGAGCAGAAAGCTGCTGCTGCCGCTGCTTCAGAGCAAATTGTCGATCCCAAAAGAGCCAAGAG GATACTGGCAAATCGACAATCTGCACAGAGATCCCGAGTCAGGAAGCTCCAATACATCTCTGAGTTGGAAAGGAGTGTCACATCGCTCGAG TGGCGTTCCTCGATCAACAGAGATCTCTGCTCACCCTGGGCAACAGCCATCTCAAGCAACGAATTGCTGCGCTTGCCCAAGACAAGGTCTTTAAAGACG AGGCGCTGA
- the LOC121985725 gene encoding basic leucine zipper 6-like isoform X1 — MERELPPRAPHSAEANWPSFCHPISSGGGGGAAESLWVDEFLDFSAAKRAARRRSASDSVAFVETAPADGNDADQMIMSMFSDEVPRSPSETAPGAAGDQSAEQKAAAAAASEQIVDPKRAKRILANRQSAQRSRVRKLQYISELERSVTSLETEVSTLSPRVAFLDQQRSLLTLGNSHLKQRIAALAQDKVFKDAHQEALRKEIDRLRQIYQQQSFKAG, encoded by the exons ATGGAGCGCGAGTTGCCTCCCAGAGCCCCCCACTCCGCGGAGGCCAATTGGCCTAGTTTTTGCCACCCGATCTCCAGCGGAGGCGGTGGCGGCGCAGCCGAGTCCTTGTGGGTTGACGAATTCCTCGACTTTTCGGCCGCCAAGCGCGCAGCTCGCAGGCGGTCGGCTAGCGACTCAGTCGCGTTTGTCGAGACGGCGCCGGCGGACGGGAACGACGCCGACCAGATGATCATGTCCATGTTCTCCGACGAGGTGCCACGCTCGCCGTCGGAGACCGCGCCGGGCGCTGCAGGCGACCAGAGCGCGGAGCAGAAAGCTGCTGCTGCCGCTGCTTCAGAGCAAATTGTCGATCCCAAAAGAGCCAAGAG GATACTGGCAAATCGACAATCTGCACAGAGATCCCGAGTCAGGAAGCTCCAATACATCTCTGAGTTGGAAAGGAGTGTCACATCGCTCGAG ACTGAGGTGTCAACATTGTCTCCTCGAGTGGCGTTCCTCGATCAACAGAGATCTCTGCTCACCCTGGGCAACAGCCATCTCAAGCAACGAATTGCTGCGCTTGCCCAAGACAAGGTCTTTAAAGACG CACATCAAGAGGCGCTGAGGAAGGAGATAGACAGGCTGAGGCAAATCTACCAGCAGCAGAGCTTCAAAGCAGGCTAA
- the LOC121985725 gene encoding basic leucine zipper 6-like isoform X2: MERELPPRAPHSAEANWPSFCHPISSGGGGGAAESLWVDEFLDFSAAKRAARRRSASDSVAFVETAPADGNDADQMIMSMFSDEVPRSPSETAPGAAGDQSAEQKAAAAAASEQIVDPKRAKRILANRQSAQRSRVRKLQYISELERSVTSLETEVSTLSPRVAFLDQQRSLLTLGNSHLKQRIAALAQDKVFKDEALRKEIDRLRQIYQQQSFKAG, translated from the exons ATGGAGCGCGAGTTGCCTCCCAGAGCCCCCCACTCCGCGGAGGCCAATTGGCCTAGTTTTTGCCACCCGATCTCCAGCGGAGGCGGTGGCGGCGCAGCCGAGTCCTTGTGGGTTGACGAATTCCTCGACTTTTCGGCCGCCAAGCGCGCAGCTCGCAGGCGGTCGGCTAGCGACTCAGTCGCGTTTGTCGAGACGGCGCCGGCGGACGGGAACGACGCCGACCAGATGATCATGTCCATGTTCTCCGACGAGGTGCCACGCTCGCCGTCGGAGACCGCGCCGGGCGCTGCAGGCGACCAGAGCGCGGAGCAGAAAGCTGCTGCTGCCGCTGCTTCAGAGCAAATTGTCGATCCCAAAAGAGCCAAGAG GATACTGGCAAATCGACAATCTGCACAGAGATCCCGAGTCAGGAAGCTCCAATACATCTCTGAGTTGGAAAGGAGTGTCACATCGCTCGAG ACTGAGGTGTCAACATTGTCTCCTCGAGTGGCGTTCCTCGATCAACAGAGATCTCTGCTCACCCTGGGCAACAGCCATCTCAAGCAACGAATTGCTGCGCTTGCCCAAGACAAGGTCTTTAAAGACG AGGCGCTGAGGAAGGAGATAGACAGGCTGAGGCAAATCTACCAGCAGCAGAGCTTCAAAGCAGGCTAA